In the Oryzias melastigma strain HK-1 unplaced genomic scaffold, ASM292280v2 sc00859, whole genome shotgun sequence genome, AAGCTCGagaggaggatgatgaagaggatggagAAGAAGTTCTggaagaagatgatgaagaggatggagAAGAGGATGGAGAAGAAGCTCGAGAGGAGGATGATGGAGCGGATGGAGAAGAAGCTCGGGAAGAAGGTGCTGAAGAGGATGGAGAACAGGATGGAGAAGAAGCTCGAGAGGAGGATGATGGAGAGGATGGAGAAGAAGCTCAGAAAGAATCTGGAAAGGGAGGATGGTGAAGAAGCTGGAGAGAAGGCTGGAGAAGAAGCTCTGGAAGAGCCTGGAGAAGAGGCTGGAGAAGAGGCTGGAGAAGAAGCTGGAGAAGAAGCTGGAGAAGAAGCTTGAGAAGAGGCTGGAGAGGAGCCTGCAGAAGAAGTCAGCAGCTGAGGACTGATGAGTCTCATGACTTTGATCCGTCTAGGATCCCAGACGCAGTTCTCCTCCAGGCCGCTCTTCACCATCCCGCAGTTGGGCGGCACCCAGGCGCTGTCGTACCCCTGGGAGCTCCAGGT is a window encoding:
- the LOC118598477 gene encoding uncharacterized protein LOC118598477, whose protein sequence is MHRYRWAEDDLLPDGDFHLTSKEPESGRTYVMYHGTTWENAESIWENGFRQSSKGMLGPGVYLSRDLEKARRYPIELEDDEDRVIIKVKVNVGRVIAIRYQNHPLQKTWSSQGYDSAWVPPNCGMVKSGLEENCVWDPRRIKVMRLISPQLLTSSAGSSPASSQASSPASSPASSPASSPASSPGSSRASSPAFSPASSPSSLSRFFLSFFSILSIILLSSFFSILFSILFSTFFPSFFSIRSIILLSSFFSILFSILFIIFFQNFFSILFIILLSSLFSILVSILFIILFQSFFSIFF